Proteins from a single region of Pseudomonas fulva:
- the leuC gene encoding 3-isopropylmalate dehydratase large subunit, with translation MHCPKTLYDKHIDSHTVCKLDDHGHVLLYIDRQVANEYTSPQAFSGLREADRKVWRPSSTLCVVDHVNPTAPQRVAAMPDAGGALQVSYFEKNCRDFGIELFDVLDKRQGIEHVVAPEQGFILPGMVVAAGDSHTTTYGALGAFGFGIGTSEIEHLLATQTLVYKRLKTMRVTVQGELGPGVTSKDIIMALIQRIGASGATGYAIEFAGGTIEALSVEARMTICNMAVEAGARGAFMAPDEKVYAYLKDKPRVPKGELWEQAVEKWKSLYTDEGAQFDKEVQVDASELGPMVTWGTSPDQAAAIGEQVPDPGQERDLIRRQDLQRALRYMGLEAGTPLAEVPISHAFIGSCTNARIEDLRDAARVVRGRKVAANVRAMIVPGSTLVREQAEAEGLAQIFQDAGFEWRQSGCSMCLAMNDDVLSPGDRCASSTNRNFEGRQGAGARTHLMSPAMVAAAAVSGHLIDVRTLAMEV, from the coding sequence ATGCACTGCCCTAAAACTCTCTACGACAAGCACATTGATTCCCATACCGTCTGCAAGCTCGATGACCATGGCCACGTGCTGCTTTACATCGACCGTCAGGTTGCCAACGAATACACGAGCCCCCAAGCATTCAGCGGACTGCGCGAGGCTGACCGAAAGGTCTGGCGACCATCCTCGACGCTCTGCGTCGTCGATCACGTCAACCCTACTGCTCCACAGCGGGTGGCTGCCATGCCGGACGCCGGAGGGGCTCTGCAGGTGTCCTACTTCGAAAAGAATTGCCGTGATTTCGGTATCGAGCTGTTCGACGTTCTGGATAAACGCCAGGGCATTGAACATGTTGTCGCACCCGAGCAGGGCTTCATACTACCCGGCATGGTGGTCGCCGCCGGTGACAGCCACACCACTACGTACGGTGCACTGGGCGCATTCGGCTTCGGCATCGGTACCTCGGAAATCGAACACCTGCTCGCGACCCAGACACTGGTGTACAAGCGCCTGAAGACCATGCGCGTCACGGTGCAGGGCGAGCTGGGCCCAGGGGTGACGTCGAAAGACATCATTATGGCGCTGATACAGCGTATCGGCGCGTCCGGAGCCACGGGCTACGCCATCGAGTTCGCCGGTGGCACCATCGAAGCACTCAGCGTTGAGGCCCGCATGACCATCTGCAACATGGCGGTTGAAGCCGGCGCTCGTGGGGCGTTCATGGCGCCCGACGAGAAGGTTTACGCGTATCTCAAAGATAAGCCTCGCGTACCCAAGGGTGAGCTGTGGGAGCAGGCAGTGGAAAAATGGAAATCGTTGTATACCGATGAAGGCGCGCAGTTCGACAAGGAAGTGCAAGTTGACGCTAGCGAGTTGGGCCCTATGGTCACTTGGGGCACCAGCCCCGACCAGGCTGCGGCCATCGGCGAGCAAGTGCCTGACCCGGGCCAGGAACGCGACTTGATTCGCCGTCAGGATTTGCAGCGCGCTTTGCGCTACATGGGTCTCGAAGCAGGCACACCACTTGCAGAAGTGCCGATCAGCCACGCGTTTATCGGCTCCTGCACCAATGCACGTATCGAGGATTTGCGTGACGCCGCGCGGGTGGTGCGAGGGCGTAAAGTTGCTGCCAACGTACGTGCCATGATTGTTCCGGGTTCCACGTTGGTACGTGAGCAGGCTGAAGCCGAAGGGCTTGCGCAGATCTTCCAAGACGCAGGCTTCGAGTGGCGACAGTCCGGTTGCTCGATGTGCCTGGCGATGAATGACGACGTTCTATCGCCTGGTGACCGCTGCGCATCGAGTACCAACCGTAATTTCGAAGGCCGTCAGGGCGCTGGCGCCCGCACCCACCTGATGAGCCCGGCCATGGTCGCGGCCGCCGCCGTCAGCGGCCACCTGATCGACGTTCGTACGCTGGCGATGGAGGTCTAA